A region of Pseudomonas putida DNA encodes the following proteins:
- a CDS encoding tRNA-uridine aminocarboxypropyltransferase encodes MSRPRCERCQRPLDHCLCPLIPSLDSRTRVVLLQHPSESAHALNTARLAALGLVNAELRIGEVFEDLVELLQTPGYRPVLLFPGDHAQVLTVYGEEDDRPLLLIVPDGTWRKARKLLYLNPLLETLPRVTLAAVAPSRYRLRKAPEPGALSTIEAVVEALNVLEQPFSFDALLKPFEALIEGQIKAMGAETFQRNHGTR; translated from the coding sequence ATGTCCAGACCCCGCTGCGAGCGCTGCCAGCGCCCGCTCGATCACTGCCTTTGCCCACTGATCCCCTCGCTCGACAGCCGCACCCGCGTGGTCCTGCTGCAGCACCCCAGTGAAAGCGCGCACGCCCTGAATACCGCCCGCCTGGCCGCCCTTGGCCTGGTCAATGCCGAGTTGCGCATTGGCGAGGTGTTCGAAGACCTCGTTGAGTTGCTGCAGACGCCAGGCTACCGGCCGGTGCTGCTGTTCCCAGGCGATCACGCCCAGGTGCTGACGGTTTATGGTGAGGAGGATGACAGGCCCTTGCTGTTGATCGTGCCTGATGGCACCTGGCGCAAGGCACGCAAGCTGCTGTACCTGAACCCATTGCTGGAGACATTGCCGCGTGTGACGCTGGCGGCGGTTGCGCCTTCGCGCTACCGGCTGCGCAAGGCGCCGGAGCCGGGGGCGTTGTCGACCATCGAGGCGGTGGTCGAGGCGCTGAACGTGCTGGAGCAGCCGTTCAGCTTCGATGCATTGCTCAAACCCTTCGAAGCCCTGATCGAGGGGCAGATCAAGGCCATGGGCGCCGAGACGTTCCAGCGCAATCACGGCACCCGTTAA
- a CDS encoding TolC family outer membrane protein, with amino-acid sequence MRVLNPITSALLLAMACANVQAMSITEAVQSAVDYHPQISSNRNSKLSADEDVKFARGGYYPSVDLVAGYGRQRSDNLNTRGSNPDGTRNHDKATLSYTQSELRLRQMLFDGFNTSNEVGRTEAVATSRAYYTQAVAQDVALRAVEVYLEVLKRRELVTLAKNNLQAHLRVNDQIGLRTERGVGSTADLDQSRARRALAENNLDTAEVDLADAEANFFSVIGKHPDELEGPQSIKVEIPGTLDDAREGMRQNNPYIKSAQADVNAAEQQYEVAKSTFYPRLDAVLATGANNNLGGEKGHSNNDWQAGVELNYNVFRGGSDKARLQSDAHKINQALDIRNNALRELTENLSLSWNAMNNARKQTPTAREYAETTKRVRAAYQDQFGLGQRTLLDVLDSENELYNADRRYTEVRYTEEFSMYRVLATMGELLSKQRISLPPEAIASNEVKTDAQLPEMR; translated from the coding sequence ATGCGCGTTTTGAACCCCATCACCAGTGCATTACTGTTGGCCATGGCGTGTGCCAACGTACAGGCGATGTCGATTACCGAGGCTGTCCAGAGCGCCGTGGACTACCATCCGCAGATCAGCTCCAACCGCAACAGCAAGTTGTCTGCCGATGAAGACGTGAAATTCGCGCGTGGTGGTTACTACCCTTCCGTGGACTTGGTCGCAGGTTATGGTCGCCAGCGTTCCGACAACCTCAATACCCGCGGCTCCAACCCCGACGGTACCCGCAACCACGACAAAGCCACCCTCAGCTACACCCAGTCGGAGCTGCGCCTGCGACAGATGCTCTTCGACGGCTTCAACACCTCGAACGAAGTAGGCCGCACCGAGGCGGTCGCCACCTCTCGCGCCTACTACACCCAGGCAGTCGCCCAGGATGTTGCCCTGCGCGCGGTGGAGGTCTACCTCGAGGTACTCAAGCGCCGTGAGCTGGTGACGCTGGCCAAGAACAACCTGCAAGCCCACCTGCGGGTAAACGACCAGATCGGCCTGCGCACCGAGCGCGGCGTCGGCAGCACCGCCGACCTTGATCAGTCCCGCGCCCGCCGTGCATTGGCAGAAAACAACCTGGACACCGCCGAAGTCGACTTGGCCGATGCCGAGGCCAATTTCTTCAGCGTCATCGGCAAACACCCCGATGAACTGGAAGGGCCGCAATCGATCAAGGTAGAGATCCCTGGCACCCTCGACGATGCGCGCGAAGGCATGCGCCAGAACAACCCTTACATCAAATCCGCCCAGGCCGACGTCAACGCTGCCGAGCAGCAATACGAAGTGGCCAAGTCGACCTTCTACCCACGTCTGGACGCCGTGCTGGCCACAGGTGCCAACAACAACCTAGGCGGCGAGAAGGGCCACAGCAACAATGACTGGCAGGCCGGTGTCGAGCTCAACTACAACGTGTTCCGCGGCGGCAGCGACAAGGCTCGCCTGCAGTCCGATGCCCACAAGATCAACCAGGCACTGGACATCCGCAACAACGCGCTGCGCGAGCTGACCGAGAACCTGAGCCTGTCTTGGAACGCCATGAACAACGCGCGCAAGCAGACCCCGACGGCGCGTGAATACGCCGAGACCACCAAGCGTGTACGTGCCGCTTACCAGGATCAGTTCGGCCTTGGCCAACGCACCCTGCTCGACGTGCTCGACAGTGAGAACGAACTGTACAACGCCGATCGCCGCTACACCGAAGTGCGCTACACCGAGGAGTTCTCGATGTACCGGGTTCTGGCAACCATGGGCGAGTTGCTGAGCAAGCAACGTATCTCGCTGCCGCCGGAAGCCATTGCCAGCAATGAAGTGAAGACCGACGCACAGCTGCCTGAGATGCGTTGA
- a CDS encoding YbaN family protein — MRYLLLAIGWLSVALGVLGIFLPVLPTTPFLLLAAACFARSSPRFHHWLVHHPKLGPWIRDYLSGEGIPLKGKVYAIGLMWASIGLSCYLVPLFWARAFMLTSAVLVSVYILKQKTLRKPG; from the coding sequence GTGCGCTACCTGCTGCTGGCCATCGGCTGGCTCAGCGTCGCGCTGGGGGTGCTGGGGATATTCCTGCCGGTGTTGCCTACCACCCCTTTCCTGTTATTGGCGGCGGCCTGCTTTGCCCGCAGTTCGCCCCGCTTTCATCACTGGCTGGTCCATCACCCCAAACTCGGGCCGTGGATCCGTGATTACCTCAGTGGCGAAGGCATTCCGCTCAAAGGCAAGGTCTACGCCATCGGCCTGATGTGGGCCAGCATCGGTCTGTCTTGCTACCTGGTGCCGCTGTTCTGGGCTCGGGCCTTCATGCTCACCAGTGCAGTGCTGGTCAGCGTGTATATCCTCAAGCAGAAGACCCTGCGCAAGCCGGGGTGA
- a CDS encoding YecA family protein, whose amino-acid sequence MSFAEQLTRLQAFLDADELHEEALDYVAAHGYLTALSINAEDVPEREWIDALFAEEPHYASDAQRTEIEATLVALKAHIARQLASDEEFDLPCELDLTDEPDDSDLRGWCIGFMEGVFLREEAWFENAEEEVSEMLLPIMVGSGLFDEQPEFADIASNANLQDDMIVQIPEALSALFLLLHAPDEKPALLKPRHH is encoded by the coding sequence ATGTCCTTCGCCGAGCAACTCACCCGCCTGCAAGCCTTCCTCGACGCCGACGAGCTGCACGAAGAAGCGCTGGACTACGTCGCCGCCCACGGCTACCTCACAGCCCTGTCGATCAATGCCGAGGACGTTCCCGAGCGTGAATGGATCGACGCCCTGTTCGCCGAAGAGCCACACTACGCCAGCGATGCCCAGCGCACCGAAATCGAAGCGACCCTGGTGGCGCTGAAGGCTCACATCGCCCGCCAACTGGCCAGCGACGAAGAGTTCGACCTGCCGTGCGAACTGGACCTGACCGACGAGCCGGACGATTCCGACCTGCGCGGCTGGTGCATCGGTTTCATGGAAGGCGTGTTCCTGCGCGAAGAGGCCTGGTTCGAGAACGCCGAGGAAGAAGTCAGCGAGATGCTGCTGCCGATCATGGTCGGTTCGGGCCTGTTCGACGAGCAACCAGAGTTTGCCGACATCGCCAGCAACGCCAACCTGCAGGATGACATGATTGTGCAGATCCCAGAGGCACTGAGCGCGCTGTTCCTGCTGCTGCACGCCCCTGACGAGAAGCCGGCGCTGCTCAAGCCTCGCCATCACTGA
- the recQ gene encoding DNA helicase RecQ produces MLEQAQRVLKDIFGYDSFRGRQAAIIECVANGGDALVLMPTGGGKSLCFQVPGLLRPGLTVVVSPLIALMDDQVATLDELGVAAAALNSTLSAEQQRELAGRMRRGELKMLYLAPERLVQPRMLDFLRELDVSLFAIDEAHCVSQWGHDFRPEYLQLGQLAELFPHVPRIALTATADMRTREEIVQRLHLQGAERFLSSFDRPNIFYRIVPKEAPRKQLMAFLGERRGNAGIVYCLSRKKVDETAAFLCDQGFPALPYHAGLAAETRSANQHRFLNEEGLIMVATIAFGMGIDKPNVRFVAHLDLPKSLEAYYQETGRAGRDGLPSDAWMAYGLQDMVMLKQMLQNSEGDERHKRVEQHKLDAMLALCEETRCRRQSLLAYFDETLEQPCGHCDNCIDQVQTWDATEPARQALSAVFRTGQRYGVGHLIDVLLGKDTEKVRNFGHQKLSVFGVGKPLAEAEWRSLFRQLVARGLVDIDLEGYGGLRLSDSCRPLLRGEVTLQLRRDLKPQTVAKSAGSGGSPASQLVRAEERELWEALRTLRRKLAEEHSVPPYVIFPDSTLLEMLRSQPASLSDMAQVSGVGARKLERYGQAFLEVLNNSGGTDDAPKVVLDLRHELVSLARAGMTPAQIAGQLNCSEKNVYSLLAEAIGRQELSLDQALDLPEDLMMEVQDAFLDGEGELPPVSTIAPLFGPRVPEGVLYCIRAALAAEFDL; encoded by the coding sequence ATGCTCGAACAGGCTCAGCGCGTTCTCAAGGATATCTTCGGCTACGACAGTTTCCGTGGGCGCCAGGCAGCAATCATCGAATGCGTGGCCAACGGCGGCGATGCGCTGGTACTGATGCCCACCGGCGGCGGTAAGTCGCTATGTTTCCAGGTGCCGGGGCTGCTGCGCCCAGGCCTGACCGTGGTGGTTTCGCCGCTGATTGCGTTGATGGACGACCAGGTCGCTACGCTCGACGAGCTTGGCGTGGCCGCGGCCGCACTCAACTCAACGCTCAGCGCCGAGCAGCAGCGTGAGTTGGCCGGGCGCATGCGCCGCGGTGAGCTGAAGATGCTGTACCTGGCTCCGGAACGCCTGGTGCAGCCACGCATGCTCGATTTTTTGCGCGAGCTGGACGTTTCGTTGTTCGCCATCGACGAGGCCCACTGCGTGTCGCAATGGGGCCACGACTTCCGCCCGGAATACCTGCAGTTGGGCCAATTGGCCGAGCTGTTCCCGCATGTGCCGCGCATCGCCCTGACCGCCACCGCCGACATGCGCACCCGCGAAGAGATCGTCCAGCGCCTGCACCTGCAGGGCGCTGAGCGTTTCCTTTCCAGTTTCGACCGGCCGAACATCTTCTACCGCATCGTGCCCAAGGAGGCGCCGCGCAAGCAACTGATGGCCTTCCTCGGCGAGCGTCGTGGCAACGCAGGCATCGTCTACTGCCTGTCGCGCAAGAAGGTCGACGAGACGGCTGCCTTCCTTTGTGATCAAGGCTTCCCGGCGCTGCCGTATCACGCCGGCCTGGCGGCCGAAACGCGATCCGCCAACCAGCACCGCTTCCTCAACGAGGAAGGCTTGATCATGGTTGCCACCATCGCCTTCGGCATGGGCATCGACAAGCCCAACGTGCGCTTCGTCGCCCACCTCGACCTGCCCAAGTCGCTCGAAGCCTATTACCAGGAGACCGGCCGTGCCGGCCGTGACGGCTTGCCGTCCGATGCCTGGATGGCCTATGGGCTGCAGGACATGGTGATGCTCAAGCAGATGCTGCAGAACTCCGAGGGTGACGAGCGCCACAAGCGCGTCGAGCAGCACAAGCTCGATGCCATGCTGGCCCTCTGTGAAGAAACCCGCTGCCGCCGTCAGTCGCTGCTGGCCTACTTCGACGAAACCCTGGAGCAGCCCTGCGGGCATTGCGACAACTGTATCGACCAGGTGCAGACCTGGGACGCCACCGAACCTGCCCGCCAGGCGCTGTCGGCGGTGTTCCGTACTGGCCAGCGTTATGGCGTGGGGCACCTGATCGACGTACTGCTGGGCAAGGACACCGAGAAAGTGCGCAATTTCGGCCACCAGAAGCTTTCGGTGTTCGGTGTCGGCAAGCCGCTGGCCGAAGCCGAGTGGCGCTCGTTGTTCCGCCAGTTGGTCGCCCGTGGCCTGGTGGACATCGACCTGGAAGGCTACGGTGGCTTGCGTCTCTCCGACAGCTGCCGGCCGCTGTTGCGCGGCGAAGTGACCTTGCAGCTGCGCCGTGATCTCAAACCGCAAACCGTCGCCAAGAGCGCTGGCAGCGGTGGCAGCCCGGCCAGCCAGTTGGTGCGTGCCGAAGAGCGCGAACTGTGGGAAGCGCTGCGTACCCTGCGGCGCAAGCTGGCCGAGGAGCACAGCGTGCCGCCTTATGTCATCTTCCCCGACTCGACGCTGCTCGAGATGCTGCGCAGCCAGCCCGCCAGCCTCAGCGACATGGCCCAGGTCAGCGGTGTGGGAGCGCGCAAGCTCGAACGCTATGGTCAGGCGTTCCTTGAGGTACTCAATAACAGCGGTGGCACTGACGACGCGCCGAAAGTGGTGCTCGACCTGCGTCATGAGCTGGTCAGCCTGGCGCGGGCGGGGATGACCCCGGCGCAGATTGCCGGGCAGCTCAATTGCAGCGAAAAGAACGTTTACAGCCTGCTTGCCGAGGCCATTGGCCGCCAGGAGCTGAGCCTTGATCAGGCCCTCGATCTGCCGGAGGACCTGATGATGGAGGTGCAGGACGCCTTCCTCGACGGCGAAGGCGAGCTGCCGCCGGTATCGACCATCGCGCCACTGTTCGGGCCACGGGTACCGGAGGGCGTGCTGTATTGCATACGCGCGGCGCTGGCAGCGGAATTCGACCTCTGA
- a CDS encoding MarR family transcriptional regulator — translation MPLTDNQHRFGMQLAQMSRGWRAELDRRLAGLNLSQARWLVLLHLARFEEAPTQRELAQSVGVEGPTLARLLDSLEAQGLVRRQAVLEDRRAKKILLCPPAKPLIEQIETIANALRVELFTGVDEADLEVCMRVHAKILGNLEKS, via the coding sequence ATGCCCTTGACCGACAACCAACACCGCTTCGGCATGCAGCTGGCCCAGATGTCCCGGGGCTGGCGTGCCGAGCTGGATCGCCGCCTGGCCGGGCTCAACCTGTCCCAGGCGCGCTGGCTGGTGTTGCTGCACCTGGCCCGTTTCGAGGAGGCCCCCACCCAGCGTGAGCTGGCCCAGAGTGTAGGCGTCGAAGGCCCGACCCTGGCGCGCTTGCTCGACAGCCTTGAGGCACAGGGTTTGGTGCGCAGGCAGGCAGTGCTTGAAGACCGGCGGGCGAAGAAGATTCTGCTGTGCCCACCGGCCAAGCCGCTGATCGAGCAGATCGAGACCATTGCCAATGCGCTGCGGGTAGAGCTGTTTACCGGGGTGGATGAGGCGGACCTGGAGGTGTGCATGCGGGTGCATGCGAAAATTCTGGGTAACCTCGAAAAGTCCTGA
- a CDS encoding patatin-like phospholipase family protein — protein sequence MRRLLFCFLLMLVSATVNAAEQTRPKVGLVLSGGAARGLAHIGVLKALEQQGVRIDAIAGTSMGAVIGGLYASGYSVEELEKLATTLDWQQALSDAPPRKDVPFRRKQDDRDFLVKQKLSFRDDGSLGLPLGVIQGQNLALLLESKLAHTADTRDFDKLPIPFRAVATDIASGEKVVFRRGHLPQVIRASMSIPAVFAPVELEGRLLVDGGMVDNIPLDVARDMGVDLAIVVDIGTPLRDRKQLATVVDVLNQSITLMTRRNSEEQLASLHADDILVQPSLAAFGVTDFGRAREMIEAGYRATRLLDSRLAALRQPEGDSSLAIARSPHQRTPVITAIRVENDSKVSDDVIRSYIRQPINAPLELDRLQTDMGTLYGLDYFDRVQYRVVHKGADNTLVINARGRRGGTDYLRLGLNLSDDLRGDSAFNLGASYRVNGINSLGAEWLTRAQIGDQQELYSEFYQPLDVGSRFFIAPYLDLGSRNIEATLDNDPIAEYRLERYGFGLNIGRQIGTYGEVRLGAGKAWGEAEVRIGDQDLPKVSFNEGFYELKYSFDTLDNVYFPHSGEDIGMTLRKYDKSLDSDQDYRQWLFSLDKAISSGPNTWVLGGRYGRTLDDAEVVTSSFVMGGARELSGFRQDSVSGQNISLLRIVYYRRLTPRAYVPLDFPLYIGASLERGRAWNNDNEFDSGYINAASIFLGLETPLGPLNLSYGANSAHEQAVYLNLGHTF from the coding sequence ATGCGCCGTTTGCTGTTCTGCTTTTTGCTGATGCTGGTTTCTGCCACGGTAAATGCCGCCGAGCAGACACGGCCCAAGGTTGGCCTGGTGCTCTCTGGTGGCGCGGCCCGCGGCCTGGCCCATATCGGCGTGCTCAAGGCCCTGGAACAACAAGGTGTGCGCATCGACGCCATCGCCGGCACCAGCATGGGCGCTGTTATCGGTGGGCTGTACGCTTCCGGCTACAGTGTCGAAGAGCTGGAAAAACTGGCCACCACCCTGGACTGGCAGCAGGCGTTGTCCGATGCGCCACCGCGCAAGGACGTCCCTTTCCGGCGCAAGCAGGACGACCGTGACTTCCTGGTGAAGCAGAAGCTGAGCTTTCGCGACGACGGCAGCCTGGGCCTGCCGCTGGGCGTGATCCAGGGCCAGAACCTGGCGCTATTGCTTGAGAGCAAGCTGGCCCACACCGCTGACACCCGTGACTTCGACAAACTGCCAATCCCCTTCCGTGCGGTGGCCACCGACATCGCCAGCGGCGAAAAGGTGGTGTTCCGCCGCGGCCACTTGCCCCAGGTAATCCGCGCCAGCATGTCGATCCCCGCCGTATTCGCCCCGGTGGAGCTGGAAGGCCGCCTGCTGGTGGATGGCGGCATGGTCGACAATATTCCGCTGGATGTGGCCCGCGACATGGGGGTAGACCTGGCCATCGTGGTCGACATCGGCACGCCGCTGCGTGACCGCAAGCAACTGGCCACGGTGGTCGATGTGCTCAACCAGTCGATTACCCTGATGACCCGGCGCAACTCCGAAGAACAACTGGCCAGCCTGCACGCCGACGACATCCTGGTCCAGCCGTCGCTGGCCGCATTTGGCGTGACCGACTTCGGCCGTGCCCGCGAGATGATCGAAGCCGGCTACCGCGCCACGCGCCTGCTCGACTCGCGCCTGGCGGCGTTGCGCCAGCCCGAGGGTGACAGCAGCCTGGCCATTGCCCGCTCACCGCATCAGCGCACGCCAGTGATCACCGCGATCAGGGTGGAAAACGACTCCAAGGTCAGCGACGACGTGATCCGCTCCTATATCCGCCAGCCGATCAATGCACCGCTGGAACTGGACCGCCTGCAGACCGACATGGGCACGCTATATGGCCTGGACTACTTTGACCGGGTGCAGTACCGCGTGGTGCACAAGGGCGCCGACAACACGCTGGTGATCAATGCCCGCGGCAGGCGCGGCGGCACCGACTACCTGCGCCTGGGCCTGAACCTGTCGGACGACCTGCGCGGTGACAGCGCCTTCAACCTGGGTGCCAGCTACCGGGTCAACGGCATCAACAGCCTGGGCGCCGAATGGCTGACCCGCGCCCAGATCGGCGACCAGCAAGAGCTCTACAGCGAGTTCTACCAGCCGCTGGACGTAGGCTCACGCTTCTTCATCGCCCCTTACCTGGACCTGGGCTCGCGCAACATCGAGGCGACCCTGGACAACGACCCTATCGCTGAATACCGCCTGGAACGTTACGGTTTTGGCCTCAATATCGGCCGGCAGATCGGCACCTACGGCGAGGTACGCCTTGGCGCTGGCAAGGCCTGGGGCGAAGCCGAGGTGCGTATCGGTGACCAGGACCTGCCCAAGGTCAGCTTCAACGAAGGGTTCTACGAGCTCAAGTACTCGTTCGACACCCTCGATAACGTGTACTTCCCGCACAGCGGCGAAGATATCGGCATGACCCTGCGCAAGTACGACAAATCGCTCGACTCCGACCAGGACTACCGCCAGTGGCTGTTCAGCCTGGACAAGGCCATCAGCAGTGGCCCGAATACCTGGGTGCTGGGCGGGCGCTATGGGCGCACGCTCGATGATGCCGAGGTGGTGACGTCGAGCTTCGTGATGGGGGGCGCGCGGGAGCTGTCCGGGTTCCGCCAGGATTCGGTGTCTGGGCAGAACATCAGCTTGCTGCGCATAGTCTATTACCGTCGCCTGACGCCACGGGCCTACGTGCCGCTGGACTTCCCACTGTATATCGGGGCGTCGCTGGAGCGTGGGCGGGCATGGAACAACGACAACGAATTTGACAGTGGCTACATCAATGCGGCGAGCATCTTCCTGGGGCTGGAGACACCGCTGGGGCCGTTGAACCTGAGCTATGGGGCCAACAGTGCGCACGAGCAGGCGGTGTACCTGAACCTGGGGCATACCTTCTAA
- a CDS encoding SelT/SelW/SelH family protein, whose protein sequence is MVINKPEIVITYCTQCQWLLRAAWLAQELLSTFSDDLGRVALEPGTGGIFRITCNGVQIWERKADGGFPEAKVLKQRVRDQIDPQRDLGHNDR, encoded by the coding sequence ATGGTCATCAACAAGCCGGAAATCGTCATCACTTATTGCACGCAATGTCAGTGGCTGCTGCGCGCCGCCTGGCTGGCCCAGGAACTGCTCAGTACCTTTTCCGATGACCTGGGCCGGGTGGCGCTGGAGCCTGGTACCGGCGGCATCTTCCGCATCACCTGCAATGGCGTGCAGATCTGGGAGCGCAAGGCCGACGGTGGTTTCCCGGAGGCCAAGGTGCTCAAGCAGCGGGTACGTGACCAGATCGACCCGCAGCGCGATCTGGGCCACAACGACCGCTGA
- a CDS encoding DMT family transporter, whose product MNHRTALGALHIGALFFGLTGVFGKLAASASPAIIVFGRAVFAVLALALFARFARQGWHRLSGQDVRRLLLGGVLLAGHWVSFFIAVKVGGVAIATLGFASFPAFTVILEGLLFRERIRRNEAVLVLLVSIGLVLVTPAFDLASEATGGLLWALLSGLLFSLLSLTNRAGSGRLPAVQAALWQNLVVSLCLLPFAAPGLGAVTPMDWLWIALLGIFCTGVAHSLFVASLAVIKARTAAVVFGMEPVYGIAVAWAVFAETPTVRMLLGGALIIFAIVLSSRLAAEQPAKPRPLAEGA is encoded by the coding sequence ATGAACCACCGCACAGCCCTAGGCGCCCTGCACATTGGCGCGCTGTTCTTCGGCCTCACCGGCGTCTTCGGCAAGCTGGCCGCCAGCGCCAGCCCGGCCATCATCGTTTTCGGCCGCGCAGTTTTTGCCGTCCTGGCCCTGGCCCTGTTCGCCCGTTTTGCCCGTCAAGGCTGGCACCGGCTCAGTGGCCAGGATGTGCGCCGCCTGCTGCTCGGCGGCGTGCTGCTGGCGGGGCACTGGGTCAGCTTCTTCATCGCCGTCAAAGTCGGCGGCGTGGCCATCGCCACCCTGGGCTTCGCCAGCTTCCCGGCCTTTACCGTGATCCTCGAAGGCCTGCTGTTCCGCGAACGCATCCGCCGCAACGAAGCCGTGCTGGTACTGCTGGTGAGCATCGGCCTGGTGCTGGTCACACCGGCATTCGACCTGGCCAGCGAGGCCACTGGCGGCCTGCTCTGGGCACTGCTTTCGGGGCTGTTGTTCTCGTTGCTGTCGCTGACCAACCGCGCCGGCTCGGGTCGTTTGCCGGCGGTGCAGGCAGCATTGTGGCAAAACCTGGTGGTCAGCCTCTGCCTGTTGCCGTTCGCAGCGCCAGGCCTGGGCGCTGTGACGCCGATGGACTGGTTGTGGATCGCCCTGCTCGGCATCTTCTGCACGGGTGTTGCCCATAGCTTGTTTGTCGCCAGCCTGGCCGTGATCAAGGCGCGCACCGCTGCGGTGGTGTTCGGTATGGAGCCGGTCTACGGCATCGCCGTGGCCTGGGCGGTGTTCGCCGAAACGCCCACCGTGCGCATGCTGTTGGGTGGCGCGCTGATCATCTTCGCCATCGTGCTGTCCAGCCGCCTGGCCGCCGAGCAACCCGCAAAGCCCCGGCCACTGGCAGAAGGCGCCTGA
- a CDS encoding helix-turn-helix transcriptional regulator: MTTGPILSLRHYRDSLIAHSHEHPQLVFGLSGRLEFEVQGQGARVDRQGLMVVPAGAHHTCSSGAGSDCLVLDVPGERWLREQLGEHADASRRLLDRPAALGLDTRQQQLVDWLATCPMDDPLIARQGAALLLASLNPTAAASIRASQRLPYAAFDAHIEQHAAYPLQVADLARLAGLSTARLHARFIAECAMTPMDYMRQRRLLKARQLVERTRLPMGEIAAQVGYSSQSAFSAAMLRAFGCTPLALRRESGDNGR; encoded by the coding sequence ATGACCACCGGCCCGATCCTCTCGCTGCGCCATTACCGAGACAGCTTGATCGCCCACAGCCACGAACACCCGCAACTGGTGTTCGGCCTGAGCGGCCGCCTGGAATTCGAGGTCCAGGGCCAGGGAGCACGGGTTGATCGTCAGGGCCTGATGGTGGTGCCAGCCGGCGCCCATCACACCTGTTCCAGCGGTGCCGGCAGCGACTGCCTGGTGCTGGACGTGCCTGGCGAGCGCTGGTTGCGCGAGCAGTTGGGCGAGCATGCCGATGCCAGCCGCCGGCTGCTCGATCGGCCCGCTGCCTTGGGCCTGGATACCCGCCAGCAGCAGTTGGTGGACTGGCTGGCGACCTGCCCCATGGACGACCCGCTGATCGCCCGACAAGGCGCGGCACTGCTATTGGCCAGCCTCAACCCTACGGCAGCGGCAAGTATCAGGGCCAGCCAGCGCCTGCCTTATGCAGCCTTCGATGCGCATATCGAGCAGCATGCCGCCTACCCGCTGCAGGTCGCCGACCTGGCGCGCCTGGCCGGGCTTTCCACTGCTCGCCTGCATGCGCGCTTTATCGCCGAATGCGCGATGACGCCGATGGATTACATGCGCCAGCGGCGCTTGCTCAAGGCGCGGCAGTTGGTGGAGCGAACACGGCTGCCGATGGGTGAGATTGCGGCGCAGGTCGGGTACAGCTCGCAGAGTGCATTTTCGGCGGCGATGTTGCGGGCCTTTGGCTGCACGCCGCTGGCATTGCGGCGAGAGTCTGGCGATAACGGACGCTAG
- a CDS encoding UDP-2,3-diacylglucosamine diphosphatase — MTHVELARPSRKQRVRTLWISDVHLGTRDCQAEHLSRFLKGYQADRIYLVGDIIDGWKLRGGIYWPQAHTNVIRRLLTMSKRGTEVIYVTGNHDEFLRRYSKLMLGNIQLVDEAEHLTADGRRLLVIHGDQFDVITRYHRWLAFLGDRAYEFTLVLNRWLNHWRARYGYGYWSLSAYLKHKVKGAVNFISDFEDAIAHECTRRGFHGVVCGHIHHAEIRKVGEVEYLNCGDWVESCTALIEHWDGSIELYRLADAQARHAESRKAAQAI, encoded by the coding sequence ATGACCCACGTCGAACTCGCCCGTCCCTCACGCAAGCAGCGCGTGCGCACGTTATGGATTTCCGATGTGCACCTGGGCACCCGCGACTGCCAGGCCGAGCACCTGTCGCGGTTTCTCAAGGGCTATCAGGCGGATCGCATCTACCTGGTGGGCGATATCATCGATGGCTGGAAGCTGCGCGGCGGCATCTATTGGCCGCAAGCCCACACCAACGTGATCCGGCGTCTGTTGACCATGAGCAAGCGGGGCACCGAGGTGATTTATGTCACCGGCAACCATGATGAATTCCTGCGCCGCTATTCCAAGCTGATGCTGGGCAACATTCAACTGGTGGATGAGGCCGAGCACCTGACCGCCGATGGCCGTCGCCTACTGGTGATCCATGGTGACCAGTTCGACGTGATTACCCGCTACCACCGCTGGTTGGCGTTTCTGGGCGACCGTGCGTATGAGTTCACCCTGGTGCTCAACCGTTGGCTCAACCATTGGCGTGCCCGTTACGGTTATGGCTACTGGTCGTTGTCGGCTTACCTCAAGCACAAGGTCAAGGGCGCGGTGAACTTCATCAGTGACTTCGAGGATGCGATTGCCCACGAATGCACCCGCCGAGGCTTTCATGGGGTGGTGTGCGGGCACATCCATCACGCCGAAATCCGCAAGGTGGGGGAGGTGGAGTACCTCAATTGCGGGGATTGGGTGGAGTCGTGCACGGCCTTGATCGAGCACTGGGATGGCAGCATCGAGTTGTATCGGTTGGCCGATGCGCAGGCGCGACACGCTGAAAGCCGCAAAGCGGCCCAGGCAATTTAA